Below is a genomic region from Macadamia integrifolia cultivar HAES 741 unplaced genomic scaffold, SCU_Mint_v3 scaffold2699, whole genome shotgun sequence.
ATCTATACTGACTATATACATTTGTTTCTATCTCCCCCGGGCTGATTATGTATTGGGTGACAATCCAATGAAAATGAGCTATCTTGTTGGGTACGGGAGTGAGTATCCACAATATGTACATCACAGGGGAGCTTCAATTCCAGCAGATGATGATACTGGCTGCAAGGGTTTCAAGTGGCTTTCCTCAACTAAACCTAATCCAAATGTTGCCATTGGAGCACTTGTGGGTGGACCTTTCCTTAATGAGACCTATATGGATTCTCGTAACAACTCTATGCAAGGGGAACCAAGTACTTACAATGGTGCTCTTGTCGTTGGGCTCCTCTCAGGATTGGTCACCACCTCCTCTGTGGTCTCATCTTTCACATAAGTCAGACCACCTAACCATGACCCCAAGTTGTTGTATTAtatttgtttatatatatttttggggtGCTGCCTCATACAACAACT
It encodes:
- the LOC122067084 gene encoding endoglucanase 2-like: MLTSQTASFDCDGQSFTPQDLRKFATSQADYVLGDNPMKMSYLVGYGSEYPQYVHHRGASIPADDDTGCKGFKWLSSTKPNPNVAIGALVGGPFLNETYMDSRNNSMQGEPSTYNGALVVGLLSGLVTTSSVVSSFT